A single Sporosarcina sp. FSL W8-0480 DNA region contains:
- a CDS encoding DUF4230 domain-containing protein, whose protein sequence is MEDKKKLLEIERLLNELKAAEAESAVTVEETLGRKTKLRTKSSVSLWRVTKMLLFGWKRSMILLAVILLLVVIAVPFVAFHFLKQGSTFTEQKGVFLEQIMDLNEMATAEAYTKVIVERQDNQLFGQSIGMNLPGTKRQLLVVIPGSVKAGIDMSKLAEKDVIIDEKNKTAKLFLPPATFLGGAEIYFDEVEVYSYEGVFRSKANIDEAYELAAEAKTLILEEATGQGVLKTAEFNAEKTLKEMFSFAGYDVTIEFKE, encoded by the coding sequence ATGGAAGATAAGAAGAAACTGTTAGAGATTGAAAGGCTATTAAATGAACTTAAGGCAGCCGAAGCCGAAAGTGCAGTGACAGTGGAAGAGACGCTTGGCAGGAAAACGAAACTGAGAACCAAATCTAGTGTCAGTTTATGGCGAGTAACCAAAATGCTTTTGTTCGGTTGGAAACGGTCAATGATCTTACTTGCAGTCATTCTCCTTTTAGTCGTCATCGCCGTACCTTTTGTTGCTTTTCATTTCTTGAAGCAAGGGAGCACATTTACGGAACAGAAAGGCGTTTTCCTTGAACAGATAATGGATCTGAATGAAATGGCGACCGCAGAAGCCTATACGAAAGTCATCGTCGAGCGTCAGGACAACCAGTTGTTTGGACAAAGCATCGGGATGAATTTGCCAGGTACAAAGCGGCAGCTCCTTGTTGTCATTCCTGGCTCCGTTAAAGCTGGTATCGACATGTCCAAATTAGCCGAAAAAGATGTAATTATAGATGAGAAGAATAAGACTGCGAAACTATTTTTGCCTCCTGCAACATTTTTGGGCGGCGCTGAAATCTATTTTGATGAAGTCGAAGTTTATTCGTACGAAGGGGTTTTCCGTTCGAAGGCTAATATCGATGAAGCCTATGAACTCGCTGCTGAAGCGAAGACGCTCATCCTTGAGGAAGCGACCGGCCAAGGTGTGTTGAAAACAGCAGAATTCAATGCCGAAAAGACGTTGAAGGAAATGTTTTCATTCGCAGGATACGACGTGACAATCGAATTCAAGGAGTGA
- the thiD gene encoding bifunctional hydroxymethylpyrimidine kinase/phosphomethylpyrimidine kinase yields MTMKKTLTIAGSDTSGGAGIQADLKTFQEHGTYGMTALTVVVTMDPDNNWSHGVYSLPIDVLKAQLKTALSTGIDAIKTGMLSTEEVIKTAGDAIAESGLDHVVIDPVMVCKGEDEVLNPGTVDAMVEFLLPKAEIVTPNLFEAGQLASMKTPSTIEQMKSVAEKIHSLGARNVVIKGGKQLQHDKAADLFYDGKTFTLLEAEKTETHYNHGAGCTFAAAITANLANGLDVREAVIEAKKFVTAAIANGWKLNEYVGPVMHGAKNRVGAPEITATEI; encoded by the coding sequence ATGACTATGAAGAAGACACTTACAATTGCAGGATCCGATACGTCAGGTGGCGCGGGAATTCAGGCCGACCTTAAAACATTCCAAGAACACGGGACGTATGGCATGACTGCTTTGACAGTCGTCGTGACGATGGACCCCGATAATAATTGGAGCCACGGAGTTTACTCACTTCCAATCGACGTTCTGAAGGCGCAGCTTAAGACAGCACTTTCTACAGGAATTGACGCGATAAAAACAGGAATGCTGAGCACGGAGGAAGTCATAAAAACAGCTGGGGATGCGATTGCTGAATCCGGGCTTGACCATGTCGTAATCGACCCGGTAATGGTTTGTAAAGGTGAAGATGAAGTTTTGAATCCAGGAACAGTTGACGCAATGGTGGAGTTTTTGCTACCGAAAGCTGAGATCGTAACACCGAACTTGTTCGAAGCAGGACAACTTGCAAGCATGAAAACACCGTCCACGATCGAGCAAATGAAATCCGTCGCTGAAAAGATCCATTCTTTAGGCGCTCGCAATGTCGTGATTAAAGGCGGAAAGCAGCTTCAGCATGATAAAGCTGCGGACCTTTTCTACGACGGCAAGACGTTCACATTGCTTGAAGCTGAAAAGACAGAAACTCACTATAATCACGGCGCTGGCTGCACATTTGCAGCTGCAATCACAGCAAATCTCGCGAACGGTCTTGATGTGCGTGAAGCTGTCATAGAAGCGAAGAAATTCGTCACTGCCGCAATTGCAAACGGTTGGAAGTTGAATGAATACGTCGGTCCGGTGATGCACGGAGCAAAGAATCGCGTAGGTGCCCCGGAAATTACAGCTACAGAGATTTAA
- a CDS encoding YojF family protein, whose protein sequence is MEIVKPDHLQELLDTFANKDVYIHLETTNGAYASHFKEGFFNAGAFIRNVVVKYELGKVAGESPHRVGLKLPSGWIYAQGITHYTVDEHNRLLMCGLDPDGKLAVALEISETPFTY, encoded by the coding sequence ATGGAAATCGTGAAACCTGATCATTTACAGGAACTACTTGATACATTTGCGAATAAAGACGTCTATATCCATTTGGAAACGACGAATGGTGCATATGCTTCCCATTTCAAAGAAGGATTCTTCAACGCTGGGGCTTTTATTCGTAATGTCGTTGTCAAATACGAGCTTGGCAAAGTGGCAGGAGAATCTCCGCATCGCGTTGGTTTAAAACTTCCTTCTGGATGGATTTACGCGCAAGGCATTACCCACTATACAGTCGACGAGCATAACCGACTTCTCATGTGTGGACTCGATCCCGATGGAAAGCTTGCAGTTGCTCTCGAAATAAGCGAAACACCGTTTACATATTAA
- the bshB2 gene encoding bacillithiol biosynthesis deacetylase BshB2 — translation MIQEERHVLVIFPHPDDEAFGVSGTISTYIEMGVPVTYACLTLGEMGRNLGNPPFANRETLPQIRKKELLNAAASMGLTDLRMMGLRDKTIEFEDDEKMIQLVTDLIEDTNPSVIISFYPGLSVHPDHDATGRAVVRAVRRMPESERPKLYTIAFANNTAEVLGEPDIIHNVEGAAQKKLNTLNSHASQTVWMMRDLEKRLAEKDPDALKWLHTERFFTYNWDKDFE, via the coding sequence ATGATACAAGAAGAACGCCATGTACTTGTCATTTTCCCGCACCCGGATGACGAAGCTTTCGGCGTGTCGGGCACGATTTCTACGTATATTGAGATGGGGGTTCCCGTCACCTATGCATGCCTGACCCTCGGTGAAATGGGACGGAATCTTGGCAACCCGCCATTTGCAAACCGTGAGACATTACCGCAAATCCGTAAGAAGGAATTATTAAATGCTGCGGCTTCAATGGGGTTAACCGACCTACGGATGATGGGATTACGTGATAAGACGATTGAATTCGAGGATGATGAAAAAATGATCCAGCTTGTCACCGATTTAATCGAGGATACAAATCCATCCGTCATCATTTCATTCTATCCCGGACTGTCGGTTCACCCAGACCATGACGCAACTGGACGTGCAGTGGTCCGCGCAGTAAGAAGAATGCCGGAATCCGAGCGCCCGAAACTGTATACGATCGCTTTTGCGAATAATACAGCCGAAGTCCTTGGAGAACCAGACATTATCCATAATGTCGAAGGAGCGGCTCAGAAGAAGCTCAATACGCTGAACTCACACGCCTCACAAACAGTTTGGATGATGCGGGATTTGGAAAAGCGATTGGCTGAAAAAGATCCCGATGCCCTAAAATGGCTGCACACTGAACGATTTTTCACTTATAATTGGGATAAGGATTTTGAATGA
- a CDS encoding YjiH family protein: MKKHSLSTFFYFLIPSILGIFLFMIPLKFGEEWKVPIAKFADILSGWLEPAMPMSAMIIIVIAAVGSLIYSVIPRSSSKPTLMESLFKVTPFWTITRIIGAIFAIMVTFKIGPEVIWNENTGGLLLAPDGLISFLFTIFLFAGLLLPLLLNFGLLEFFGTMMVKIMRPLFKLPGRSSIDALASWIGDGTIGVLLTSKQYEDGHYTQREAAIIATTFSVVSITFSLVIIDTVGMSNYFLPFYGTVLLTGVILALIMPRIYPLRGKKSEYIDGREYTGDEEKLPEGYNVFNHGLANALDTASKNRSIGKIFTDGIRNVLDMWIGVAPVVMAFGTVALVLAEYTGVFTFLGKPFEPILTILGIPEASLAAQTMVVGFADMFLPVILADGMITSQITLFTIATISVVQLIYMSEVGGLILGTKIPINFLDLLIIFLLRTLIALPIVAGVAHLLF, translated from the coding sequence TTGAAAAAGCATAGTTTATCCACCTTTTTTTACTTTTTAATCCCTTCCATTCTTGGAATTTTTCTTTTCATGATCCCATTGAAGTTCGGCGAAGAGTGGAAAGTGCCAATCGCGAAATTCGCCGATATTTTATCTGGTTGGCTGGAACCAGCGATGCCGATGTCAGCAATGATTATTATTGTAATCGCGGCAGTGGGATCCTTAATTTATTCAGTCATCCCGCGTAGCAGCTCTAAACCAACATTAATGGAAAGCCTTTTTAAAGTAACGCCATTCTGGACGATAACACGAATCATCGGTGCGATCTTCGCTATAATGGTGACATTCAAAATCGGACCGGAAGTAATTTGGAATGAAAATACAGGTGGCTTGCTTCTTGCACCGGATGGCCTTATTTCATTCTTATTTACGATTTTCCTGTTCGCTGGTCTTTTATTGCCACTACTATTGAATTTCGGTCTTTTGGAGTTTTTCGGAACGATGATGGTGAAGATTATGCGCCCATTATTCAAATTGCCGGGCCGTTCTTCGATTGACGCACTTGCATCATGGATTGGCGATGGAACTATTGGTGTTTTACTGACGAGCAAACAGTACGAGGATGGCCATTATACACAAAGGGAAGCCGCGATTATCGCGACGACTTTCTCGGTAGTTTCCATTACGTTTTCACTTGTAATTATCGACACGGTTGGTATGTCGAACTATTTCCTTCCGTTTTACGGTACAGTTCTATTGACGGGTGTCATTTTGGCTTTGATCATGCCTCGTATTTATCCGTTAAGAGGAAAGAAATCAGAGTATATTGATGGTCGGGAGTATACTGGGGACGAAGAAAAGCTTCCTGAAGGGTATAATGTTTTCAACCACGGGCTTGCGAATGCATTGGATACGGCTTCGAAAAACCGTTCCATCGGTAAGATTTTCACGGATGGAATTCGCAATGTATTGGACATGTGGATTGGCGTTGCGCCAGTTGTAATGGCGTTCGGAACGGTTGCCCTTGTTCTTGCTGAATATACGGGTGTGTTTACTTTTTTAGGAAAGCCGTTTGAACCGATTTTAACGATTCTTGGGATTCCTGAGGCGTCACTGGCTGCACAGACGATGGTTGTTGGGTTTGCGGATATGTTCCTGCCGGTTATTTTGGCGGATGGTATGATTACTTCGCAGATTACATTGTTTACAATTGCGACGATTTCAGTTGTTCAGCTGATTTATATGTCTGAGGTTGGTGGTTTGATTTTAGGTACGAAGATTCCGATCAACTTCTTGGATTTGCTTATCATTTTCCTTTTACGTACGCTAATCGCCCTGCCAATCGTTGCGGGCGTTGCACATCTGTTGTTTTAA
- a CDS encoding L-threonine 3-dehydrogenase → MKKIMVTGALGQIGSELIAKLQQEYGENNVLSTDIRQPEKSVTGPFEILDVTDRKKMHEIAKDFGADTIMHMAALLSATAEKQPLFAWNLNMGGLVNALEVARELNMQFFTPSSIGAFGPSTPKANTPQDTLQRPTTMYGVNKVAGELLCDYYYTRFGVDTRGVRFPGLISYVAQPGGGTTDYAVDIYYKAIEEGKYTSFIAEGTYMDMMYMPDALQAIVDLMEADPAKLVHRNAFNVTAMSFEPSQIAASIQKHIPDFKISYEVDPVRQAIADSWPDSIDPSAAVAEWGFKTKYDLDAMTTDMLKQLKIKLNR, encoded by the coding sequence TTGAAAAAAATCATGGTGACTGGAGCGCTTGGGCAGATCGGTTCGGAATTGATCGCCAAGCTACAGCAAGAATACGGAGAAAACAATGTACTATCCACCGATATCCGCCAGCCTGAAAAATCGGTTACGGGGCCGTTTGAAATTTTGGATGTAACAGATCGAAAGAAAATGCATGAAATTGCAAAGGATTTCGGTGCAGACACAATCATGCATATGGCTGCACTACTTTCTGCAACAGCGGAAAAACAACCGTTGTTTGCTTGGAATCTCAATATGGGCGGGTTAGTAAATGCACTTGAAGTGGCACGCGAACTAAATATGCAGTTTTTCACACCAAGCTCAATCGGTGCATTCGGTCCTTCCACACCTAAAGCAAACACACCTCAGGACACATTGCAACGCCCGACAACAATGTATGGTGTCAATAAAGTTGCTGGCGAATTGCTTTGCGATTACTACTACACCCGATTCGGAGTCGATACACGCGGCGTTCGCTTCCCAGGATTGATCTCCTACGTTGCGCAGCCAGGTGGGGGAACGACCGATTACGCGGTGGATATTTATTACAAGGCAATCGAAGAAGGGAAGTACACCTCCTTCATTGCAGAAGGCACTTATATGGATATGATGTACATGCCGGATGCACTGCAAGCAATCGTCGACTTAATGGAAGCAGATCCAGCGAAATTGGTGCACCGCAACGCATTCAACGTAACGGCGATGAGCTTCGAACCAAGCCAAATCGCCGCATCTATCCAAAAGCATATTCCAGATTTCAAAATTTCGTACGAAGTCGACCCAGTCCGCCAAGCAATCGCCGACAGCTGGCCTGATAGCATCGACCCATCAGCAGCCGTCGCAGAATGGGGCTTCAAGACAAAATATGATTTGGATGCAATGACCACGGATATGCTTAAGCAATTGAAGATAAAATTGAATAGGTAA
- a CDS encoding glycine C-acetyltransferase, whose protein sequence is MSKVLNSFLKENLQELRDQGLYNEIDPVEGPNGPIIKIKGKELINLSSNNYLGLATDENLKKLAIAATEKYGVGAGAVRTINGTLDIHVELEKKLAEFKGTEAAISYQSGFNCNMAAISAVMNKQDAILSDELNHASIIDGCRLSGAKIIRVNHQDMDDLRAKAKEATESGQYGKVMYITDGVFSMDGDIAKLPEIVEIAKEFDLITYVDDAHGSGVLGKGKGTVKHFGLEKEIDFQIGTLSKAIGVVGGYVAGTQELIDWLKVRSRPFLFSTAMPAGDVAAIMGALDKIMESTELHDKLWENGNYLKDGLKKLGFNIGVSETPITPCIIGDEKLTQQFSKRLIEEGVYAKSIVFPTVAKGTGRVRNMPTAAHTKEMLDEALAIYEKVGKELGVIS, encoded by the coding sequence TTGTCAAAAGTCCTCAATTCATTTTTAAAAGAAAATTTACAGGAATTACGCGACCAAGGTCTCTACAATGAAATCGATCCAGTGGAAGGTCCAAACGGCCCGATTATCAAAATCAAAGGGAAAGAATTGATCAATCTATCATCGAATAACTATTTAGGTTTGGCGACTGACGAGAATTTGAAAAAGCTTGCAATTGCAGCAACTGAAAAATACGGAGTCGGTGCAGGTGCTGTACGTACTATCAATGGAACGCTTGATATCCACGTTGAACTTGAGAAAAAGCTTGCAGAATTTAAAGGGACAGAAGCGGCAATCTCTTATCAATCAGGATTCAACTGTAATATGGCAGCGATTTCAGCTGTTATGAATAAACAAGATGCCATTCTTTCGGATGAACTAAACCATGCTTCAATCATTGACGGCTGCCGTCTCTCCGGTGCGAAAATCATTCGCGTGAATCACCAAGATATGGACGACCTTCGTGCGAAAGCGAAAGAAGCGACTGAATCTGGTCAATACGGTAAGGTCATGTACATCACAGATGGCGTGTTTTCAATGGACGGCGATATTGCGAAACTTCCGGAAATCGTGGAGATCGCAAAGGAATTCGACTTGATCACATATGTTGACGATGCGCATGGATCCGGTGTCCTTGGTAAAGGTAAAGGCACGGTGAAGCATTTCGGACTTGAAAAGGAGATCGATTTCCAAATCGGCACATTATCGAAGGCGATTGGAGTGGTCGGCGGATATGTTGCTGGAACACAGGAATTGATTGACTGGTTGAAAGTGCGCTCCCGTCCGTTTTTATTCTCAACAGCAATGCCAGCAGGCGACGTTGCAGCGATTATGGGTGCGTTGGATAAGATCATGGAGTCAACAGAGCTCCACGATAAGTTATGGGAGAACGGTAATTACTTGAAAGATGGCTTGAAGAAGTTAGGGTTCAATATCGGTGTATCCGAAACGCCGATCACGCCATGTATTATCGGTGATGAGAAACTGACACAGCAATTCTCGAAACGATTAATCGAAGAAGGCGTTTATGCGAAATCTATCGTATTCCCGACTGTTGCCAAGGGAACTGGCCGCGTCCGCAATATGCCGACTGCCGCACACACGAAGGAAATGCTTGATGAAGCACTTGCAATTTATGAAAAAGTTGGCAAGGAATTGGGCGTAATTTCATAA
- a CDS encoding YitT family protein: MRKIIIWRWAYFVVGMMILSLGITMTIKGQRLGVGPWDVLHIGLYRNLGLSIGSWGIILSIIIVVTTAAVLKEWPKLGTWLNLLLIGIFIDLFNWLIPDISSMTGQVIIFTLGIVVMAYGVGIYVAPNLGAGPRDSLMLIFSEKLGISIKKVRTSIEVIVAIAGWLLGGPVGIGTVIIALLIGQIVHYSLPQCRKLLAKLAKAEEAQIMGLAKSPTENVENDLKPIDLNVTVERPVVANKN; the protein is encoded by the coding sequence ATGAGAAAAATAATTATTTGGAGATGGGCATACTTCGTTGTCGGCATGATGATTTTATCGTTAGGCATCACGATGACGATTAAAGGGCAACGCCTTGGCGTTGGCCCTTGGGATGTCCTGCATATCGGATTATATCGGAATTTAGGGTTGTCGATCGGCTCGTGGGGAATCATTTTAAGCATTATCATCGTCGTAACGACGGCAGCTGTCCTTAAAGAGTGGCCGAAACTTGGTACTTGGCTGAATTTACTCCTCATTGGAATTTTTATCGATTTATTCAATTGGCTCATTCCGGACATTAGCTCGATGACGGGTCAAGTGATTATTTTTACACTTGGAATTGTAGTGATGGCGTACGGTGTCGGTATTTATGTTGCGCCCAACCTTGGGGCGGGTCCTCGTGATAGCTTGATGCTCATTTTTTCCGAGAAACTTGGGATTAGCATTAAAAAAGTGCGGACATCAATTGAAGTGATTGTAGCAATAGCTGGTTGGTTATTAGGTGGCCCTGTAGGAATCGGTACGGTGATCATCGCCCTTTTGATTGGCCAAATCGTTCACTATTCGCTGCCACAATGCCGGAAATTATTGGCGAAGTTGGCGAAAGCGGAAGAAGCTCAAATTATGGGATTGGCCAAATCACCTACGGAAAATGTTGAAAATGATTTAAAGCCTATCGATTTGAATGTAACCGTAGAACGCCCAGTCGTTGCTAATAAAAATTAA
- the ybaK gene encoding Cys-tRNA(Pro) deacylase — MAKQKKTNAVRILESERVAHELMEYDIHDGQLDGVSVAEKTGQSVDLVFKTLVAIAGPRELFVFIVPVADELDMKKAAKAVGVKKLDMLPLKDLTKETGYVRGGCSAVGMKKKYPTVIDVSAEELDRMIVSAGKPGLQMKLAPADLARVVGASFKDIVKE, encoded by the coding sequence ATGGCGAAGCAGAAGAAGACGAATGCGGTGCGGATTTTAGAGAGTGAGCGGGTCGCCCACGAGCTGATGGAATATGATATTCATGATGGCCAGTTGGATGGCGTCTCGGTGGCGGAAAAGACGGGGCAGTCGGTGGATTTGGTATTCAAGACGCTTGTGGCGATAGCCGGACCGCGGGAATTATTCGTTTTCATCGTTCCGGTGGCGGATGAGCTTGATATGAAGAAGGCGGCGAAAGCTGTCGGTGTGAAAAAGTTAGATATGTTGCCATTGAAGGATTTGACGAAGGAGACAGGATATGTCCGTGGCGGTTGTTCAGCAGTTGGCATGAAGAAAAAATATCCGACTGTCATTGATGTATCGGCTGAAGAACTGGATCGTATGATTGTCAGCGCTGGCAAGCCTGGTTTGCAGATGAAATTGGCACCTGCGGATCTTGCGAGAGTCGTTGGTGCATCGTTTAAAGATATCGTTAAAGAATAG
- a CDS encoding DNA topoisomerase III, with amino-acid sequence MSKSVVLAEKPSVARDIARVLGCNKKGNGFLEGQKYIVTWALGHLVTHADPEGYGNEYKEWKMEYLPIIPDPFKLTPIRQTSKQFNAVKAQLRRNDVSEVIIATDAGREGELVARWILEMAKNRKPIKRLWISSVTDKAIKDGFNNLKDGRQYENLYEAAVARAEADWVVGINATRALTVKYNAQLSTGRVQTPTLAMIAERERQIREFKPKSYYGLQALTETARFTWSDKAGQTQSFNKEAIEKLLSHLDGVHSGKVKDVKTTPKQQPAPPLFDLTELQKEAHRRWSWSAKETLSTLQNLYERHKAVTYPRTDSKHLTSDMAGTLKERIKAVDIGPYRKSVNALLRSGAVKPQKGVIDDKRVSDHHAIIPTEETPIYQNLSDKEQRLYDLIVKRFLAVFFGPFRYEQVTAELEVGGELFKAKGRTITDEGWKAVYSTDEEEEDTDRLPAFTKGEEVKIRAIVTTEGQTKPPARFNEGTLLAAMENPVQFMAGESKDLIKTLGDTGGLGTVATRADIIEKLFSSFVLEKKGNDIYTTSKGRQLLELVPDDLKSPALTAEWEQSLTKIANGKMKKSAFMKDMVAFSRKTISEIKADDKKFRHDNVTGKMCPDCGKPLLEVNGKRGKMLVCQDRECGHRRNVSQLTNARCPNCKKKLELRGEGDGRIFVCKCGHREKLSAFEKRRSNSGGKKADKRDVQKYLKKQEEPVNTAMADALKKMFEK; translated from the coding sequence ATGTCCAAATCAGTTGTATTAGCCGAAAAACCGTCCGTAGCGCGGGATATTGCGCGGGTATTAGGCTGTAATAAAAAAGGAAATGGCTTCTTGGAAGGTCAAAAATATATTGTCACATGGGCGCTTGGTCATCTTGTGACACATGCAGATCCTGAAGGATACGGCAATGAATACAAAGAATGGAAGATGGAGTATTTGCCGATCATTCCGGATCCGTTCAAGTTAACGCCAATCAGACAAACATCGAAGCAGTTCAACGCGGTCAAAGCACAGTTGAGACGAAATGATGTGAGTGAAGTGATCATCGCGACAGATGCCGGACGTGAAGGGGAGCTTGTTGCGCGATGGATACTCGAAATGGCGAAGAACCGTAAGCCGATTAAACGTCTTTGGATTTCGTCCGTGACGGATAAAGCGATCAAGGACGGATTCAATAATTTGAAGGACGGCCGCCAATACGAAAACTTATATGAAGCAGCTGTTGCACGGGCTGAAGCGGACTGGGTCGTCGGCATTAACGCAACACGTGCGCTTACTGTAAAATACAATGCACAATTATCGACAGGGCGTGTTCAAACGCCGACGCTTGCTATGATAGCGGAGCGTGAAAGACAGATCCGTGAATTCAAACCGAAGTCGTATTACGGGTTGCAAGCATTGACGGAAACAGCGAGGTTCACATGGTCAGATAAGGCAGGGCAAACCCAGTCGTTCAATAAAGAGGCGATTGAGAAATTGCTATCTCATCTTGACGGGGTTCATTCCGGAAAGGTGAAAGATGTAAAAACGACGCCGAAACAGCAACCAGCCCCGCCTTTATTCGATCTTACGGAATTGCAAAAAGAAGCACATAGACGCTGGAGCTGGTCCGCGAAGGAGACATTGTCGACATTGCAAAATCTATACGAACGCCATAAAGCGGTGACGTATCCACGAACAGATTCCAAGCATTTGACATCAGATATGGCAGGAACATTAAAAGAACGCATAAAGGCGGTCGACATCGGTCCATATCGGAAATCTGTAAATGCATTGTTGCGCTCAGGGGCGGTGAAGCCGCAGAAAGGCGTCATTGACGATAAGCGGGTTTCGGATCACCATGCGATTATCCCGACTGAGGAAACTCCGATTTACCAAAACTTATCTGATAAGGAACAGCGTTTGTATGACTTGATCGTAAAACGGTTCCTCGCAGTCTTTTTCGGTCCATTCCGCTACGAACAAGTGACTGCTGAGCTTGAAGTAGGTGGGGAACTGTTCAAGGCTAAAGGGCGGACAATTACGGATGAAGGGTGGAAAGCAGTTTATTCCACAGACGAAGAAGAGGAAGATACTGACCGTTTGCCTGCATTTACGAAAGGCGAAGAAGTGAAAATCCGAGCAATCGTGACAACGGAAGGGCAGACAAAACCGCCTGCGCGTTTCAATGAAGGGACATTATTAGCTGCAATGGAAAATCCGGTTCAATTCATGGCCGGGGAATCAAAAGACCTGATCAAAACGCTTGGCGACACAGGCGGATTAGGTACGGTAGCAACACGTGCAGACATTATCGAAAAGCTGTTCAGCTCATTTGTCCTCGAGAAGAAAGGGAACGACATCTACACGACTTCAAAAGGAAGACAGCTTCTTGAGCTTGTGCCGGATGATTTGAAATCGCCTGCATTGACAGCGGAATGGGAGCAAAGCTTAACGAAAATCGCCAACGGGAAAATGAAAAAATCAGCCTTCATGAAAGACATGGTTGCATTCTCAAGGAAGACGATAAGTGAAATCAAGGCGGATGACAAGAAGTTCAGACATGATAATGTCACCGGGAAGATGTGTCCTGATTGCGGAAAACCGTTACTTGAAGTGAATGGCAAACGCGGAAAAATGCTTGTCTGCCAAGACCGTGAGTGCGGACACCGTCGCAATGTCTCTCAATTGACGAATGCACGCTGCCCGAACTGCAAGAAGAAACTTGAGTTGCGCGGGGAAGGGGACGGCCGCATCTTCGTATGTAAGTGCGGACATCGGGAAAAGCTCTCCGCCTTCGAAAAGCGTCGTTCAAACTCGGGTGGCAAGAAAGCCGATAAGCGTGATGTGCAAAAGTATTTGAAGAAACAGGAAGAGCCAGTGAATACGGCGATGGCGGATGCTTTGAAGAAGATGTTTGAGAAGTGA
- a CDS encoding NADPH-dependent FMN reductase, with protein MKVLFVDGTIIGSKTGAVLDAVEKYMKETGNEYVIERMNFANYDHQFVDGRPLEQYNEDMQKLVRKFEEADAYIISTPIFQGSIPGVLKNAFDMLHPHAMRYKPVSIVANGGTYQHHLVVENQLKPILDYFRSLVTPNYVYTHYGHFDENNRIIDEDVNNRLREMVRVFGRYGEMSKDLCKDTLDND; from the coding sequence GTGAAAGTTTTGTTTGTGGACGGGACCATTATAGGCAGCAAAACCGGCGCGGTACTCGACGCGGTCGAAAAATATATGAAAGAAACGGGTAATGAATACGTAATTGAACGGATGAACTTTGCAAATTATGATCATCAATTCGTGGACGGCCGTCCATTGGAACAATATAACGAGGATATGCAAAAGTTGGTTCGGAAATTCGAAGAAGCGGATGCTTACATCATTTCTACACCTATCTTTCAAGGATCCATTCCAGGTGTATTGAAAAATGCCTTTGATATGCTTCATCCACATGCCATGCGGTACAAACCGGTTTCCATTGTTGCGAATGGCGGCACTTACCAACATCACCTTGTTGTTGAAAATCAATTGAAACCGATCCTTGATTACTTCCGTTCCCTTGTTACGCCGAATTATGTGTATACACATTACGGGCATTTCGATGAAAACAATCGTATTATCGATGAAGACGTGAATAATCGATTACGTGAAATGGTAAGGGTTTTTGGTAGGTACGGGGAAATGAGTAAGGATTTATGCAAGGATACATTGGATAACGATTAA